The window GTTGTGTGCATGGGGAGCTCATATTTCTGTTACTAATATTCAGTAATATCTGCCTTTCCAGGCCCTCCTATGCAGCTGCTTCGTCCCATTCTACTGTGGTGTTGTTCCACCCACTTACCGCGGAGTGGTGAGTGAACCAGCAAGCCATTATACTTAAGCTTTCATACTCTTAAGCCAGGACGTTTATGGTGAGCTTCACTgagtctgtcttcagtcttaGGACTTGTTCAGCCTGATAGGCAGACATTGAATGCAGCCTCTCTTTGtatttaaattcaaacaaaataaatattagatatttattttgaagcagTCAATCAGACATGATAATCaagtatgtaaatgtaaataaaaacagaatgcaataaTTTGCAAATCTCACAAACCCATATTTTGttcccaatagaacataaacaacatatcatgtgttgaaactgaaacattttatcatttcatggaaaatattagctcattttgaaattgatggcaCCAACACATCATGCAGAACATGTTGCCTGGCTtggcctgcctgcagtccagacttTTCACCAGTAGAAAACATTTGGtgtatcataaaacaaaaaatccagTAACAGAGGCCCAGGACTGTTGAGCAGTCAGAATCCTGCATTAGACAAAAAAGGGACAAAAGAAGTTAAAAGAAGAGGGGGTGCTACACAATGATGGActctgtcccaactttttggtattgtcttgctgaaatatGCAAGGCCTTCCCTGAGAGATATATTGTCTGGATGCGAGCATATGTTGCTCTAAAACCTCTATGTACTTGTCAGCATTGAATCGTACCTTTCCAGATGTGTAAGCTGCTGCCGACATAGGCATTAATACAACCCCATACCATCAGAGATGAAGAGTTTCTCCTCTTTAGTCAGCAGGACACAATGCCCATGgtttacaaaaagaaataaaattttTGGTTGATCTGACCTCAgaacagttttccatttttactCAGAACATTTTTAATGAGCTTTGGCCCAGAGAAGACAGCGGCATTTCTGGATAGTGTTCAAAATATGACTTATTTTTTGCATGATGCAACTTTAACTTGCATTTGTGGATTacacaacaaactgtgtttatagACCGAGATTTCTGGAAGTGTTCATGAGCCCATGCAGTGATTTCCAGAGAGATTTATGACTGTTTTTAATCCAGTGCCGTCTGAGGGCCTGAAGATCATGAGCATCcagttttgacctttgacctcgtCCTTTGCACACAGAGACTCCTCCTGATtctgtgaatgtttgatgatattttacacTGTAGATGGTGGGATCTTCAAAGTCTTTGAAATTTTACACTGaagaacatttttctgaaattgttACACAATTTTTAGATGTAATTTGTTGCAGATTGGTGAACCTCTGCCCATCTTTACATCTGAGAGGCTCTGCCTTTTTGAATTGCTCCTTTTATACCCAGTCATGTCACGCTTTTGTTGcccctgtcccaacttttttgagatgtgttgctgccatcaatttcaaaatgagctaatattttccatgaaatgctaaaatgtctcagttttaacacgtgatatgttgtttatgttctattgggaGTAAAATATGGGtttgcaatgatttgcaaatcattgtattctgtttttatttacgtTTTACACAACATCCCAAATTcattggaattggggttgtatttcatttacatGCCTCGAACTTAATATTTCTTCAAGATGATGATCCATTGTTATATATTTGTGAAAACTATGTCTCTGTTAATCTGAATATTAGACAACATGTGATTTGAATACATTTCCCATCCTGCACACCAATCAACAACCTCCCTTTCCAGCATTATGTGGACGGCGCCGTCAGCGACAACCTGCCTCGATGTCATCTGAGAAACACAATCACATTCTCTGCGTATGCCGGTGAGAGTGATCTCTGCCCTCGAGGAAGCACACTCAACTTCCACGAGGTGCGCTTCAACAATGTGAGCATCCAGGTCACCTCAGAGAACATGTACAGAGTGAAGCGCACCTTCTTCCCACCAGAGCCTGAGGTGAGACACTGAAGGTCCATGTTTCCCAGTTTTAGCAGTTAGAGTTTTAGTCCTAAATTGATGTTTTCAGGATAAGAGATGTTTGAAATAATTACAGAAATACTGCTGAAATACTTTCCTGTATGTTTAAATTACTTTTATAGTGCTCTTTTTCTCGTTTTAGCCAATTTACCACAAATCACATATATTGCATATTGCTGCCAACGAgattttaaagactttaaatatGGATGGTTCAGATTTTGTTTCGGTGGTATTACTTTAATAATGTTAATACTAATGGCTTACAAATAAGTCTGTGTCATGCAACTAACCACACCAAACCATCTAttgttccttcttcctttccagaggagttaaaaaaaaaaagaataaaagatgtTTCCAAAGTTTGTTTTCCTGCCTGAACAGAAGCTTGGCTGAGAGAAATTGGGTTAAAATCTCCtttctgccctctgctggtcacAAATTAGTCAGGCTACTGCaactttaaatataaagcaCACATATCAATGATATCAATGGGCAGTAAACAGCTGCaatattttatagatttatagattTAGCTTGCATCCTCACCAAGCTCCTTTTTGATTTTACAGGCAATGGCTGAAATCTGCCACAATGGATACATGGATGCTCTCCACTTCCTGCAAGACAACAGTAAGGACATCTTAGAATTGGGGTTCAGCTGTGGGTGTTGGGGTGGAGGGTTGGGGATTGGCGGAgggtgtttgcttgtttttatgtttttatgtgagcacttcatgttacattttttgcatgaaaagtgctatacaaaaaaaagtgtgattcATTGATTGTAATAATCACTGTTAAACATTATTGTAATAGCTAGCCATGGTTGTTGATGAGGTGAGTAATCCAGTGCTTCTTATTAAATACCCGTCACAGATCTGATCAGCGGTGCGTGTCCCATGAGAAGTCTGGAGACAGACTCACCCAAACCTGCTTGTTGTGAGCTGGTGAAGAAGTCAGCTGAAGGTGAAGCATCCAATGAGAGCATAGAACACAATGGACTGGAACCACCTCAGGAAGAGCACTGGTGGCTGGATACACAGCTCATAGAACACCTCCCAGTTAACATTAAAAAGGGTAAGGCCTGTCACTGGAGGGCAGATGACATGATCAACAGTCCTCCTTGTTTGGGGAGAAGAAACCTAGTACAGACAGAACTGTAGTACTATACTACTGAGccagtacagtacatttaatgCAGTAGAACTAAATATGTAATGTTGTTCACTGTATTTTTCTCAGCGTTGTGTGAGGCCTGTAGAGAGACACATGCTGCTGGAGGTCTGTTGTCCCACATGACGTACCTGCCAAAGAAAGTGACCTCTTACCTGCAGATCCCCAGTATTCTGCCCATGGGGTCCGCCAGCTCTCTAGCTCAGAGGTAGAGTGAACTAGCCTGAATTCCTTGTGATTATCAAGATACTGTAATAGAAACTCTAATATGATTATCAAATCATATTACAGCATCTTTGTCATCTCCAACTGTTTTGTACTGTAGACCACAGGTTATAACAAAATCTACAGATAATTGATGAATACCCTCGACCTGGTTGTATTAATAATTTGGAACCACAGGTTGATACTTTTCCCTTAGTGGTAGTGCTATGTAAAACATCTTGGTACTCATTCTACCACTGTCAATATGTGCTCATGTGCTCCTTTCAGACTCGCAAATTGCATCCCAGATGTACCAAGGGACATGAGCCGGCTCTATGGCATGGCTGTAGACATATACAAACAAGCTTGGAAGGGCGAGGTGGAGGACTATGACAGGTAGGCAGTGTAATAATCATATCTCCTGTCCAGATCTTCAGAAATGTGCAGCCTGTTGCAAGCTGCAATGctttactaaccaaacttccccggagtttctgtgctctctcatccagcaggttctcgtggatcgtggctgctgctgtgatcctgcacgacgtccactacgcatattattaccgtcattattactaccatatctgctactgtggtcattttatcattcattgtaattcattgtcattttatcattcattgtaattcattgtcattttatcagggCGATCAAGGAACATAACGAGTAATGAGCCAGTCCAGTTTTACTGTACCGGCCAATGTGTATTAAGACTTTGAGACAAGATAATCCTACTGGCAGGATCAACCAGGTAAGCCCCCATCTCTGGCTGGTTCGGTCTGCAGCACGTGGGAGGGTGGTGGGGCGAAGCCGGGTGCATATtgagggcagagagaggcagaccgGGCCAGCCCTCCCCTCATCTGGGCATGGGAAAGAGGTTTGAGAACATCGGCCTCTCCGAGGCCCACTGCCGAGCTGGGTGGTTCCCTAACACCACCCAACACCACCCCTGGAGTGGGGTGAGGGGCGTGTGGTGATGTGCTTCCCGGTATGGGCTCCGTAGTGGGATGGCCGGGGTCGACGGGGCGTTTCGGTCTTGCCACCGGGAGCTGTGGGAAAGGATAGGAAGCGCAGGAGTGGATGCCGCCCTTCTCGGTGTCCCTTCCGGCCCTGGGTGGGTTGGGACCCACGGGCAGAGGAGCCCTCCTGCCCAAACATTGGTGCTGGGCATTGAGACCCAGCACAAACAAATAGTTTAATATGCTATCGTTGCTAACACGTTAACTATGTTGGCTAAAGCTAAAGGATTCTGAACTTAGCTTAGAGGTGAACGTTCTGGGCAATGATATCCTTGTCAATCGTCGACACATTTTACTGGAGGCGTCCACGCTGTTTAATCCATTGTATGCACCGCGccagttgtgtttttggcttTGGGAATGGAAAAGAACACACTCCCTCCGGTCAGCTCTTGGGGTATCTACTGTCCCCATTTACATATACCATAAGCACAGGAGTCTGTAGCTTGCTGGACCGTGCCTTAAATAGTAATGGTGGCGAGGATGTGTGATTGGACAATGACCGTTTTGGGGCAGGGGCTCGGCGAAAGGTCAGTTCTAGCAAAGCCTATTTGGCCTATGTTTTTTAGAATATGGTAACTacatacactgaaaaaaaatctgttggattttacatgaaaaaaaaaaatatggacatCGGTTTGCACATTACCAAAATTAATGTTGTTATGTTCAATAtactcattttttatttaaaatgaactaaTTTTTTATATGGAGTTTTTTTATAAACTAGGTTTCTACTCATTCAATTTCCGTTCTCCATGTACTTAAGCACTCCTTTCCGTCCACTCCTTCTTTGACGCCGCTGGGCTTTTTTCACCTGCCCAAAATGGATGTGGAGCCCCAGCCCTTCATTCAATGTAATGCTGGCCTTAAAAGCTGTTCTTTATCCTGGAGCATCATAGTGACCAGATTACCACCTCACATTACATCTCACACGGGCCTTTTACTTCAACAACTCCACAAACTACAATCAACGTCGTTTGTGACGGGAAAGTAAGCATTAAACACTATTCTGATCTGATCTAATGTGAAGATCCCCACATTTTCTGCctgaaaatgactttaaatcacTCACTGTCCACATTTTTCAAGACAAACTTGTTGATGTCTTGGTTTAAAAGAATGTTTCCTACCTTGTTACCATAGAAAGACCAAGTAGAGAGAATGTTAAGAATACTTAAATTCACAAGTTTTGCagaaatctatatatatatatatattatataatatattaatacatacatacacccGCACACACATAGGGTCAACCTACATTTTGGTTTCATAGGTATGTAGTAATGCGTCTACTCATACATACGGGCATGgacattttgaattttacttTATCAGAGGACTGTAAAAGATAATGCTGGGCCAATTGTATACGCATATGtagaaaatatgtatttttattttagatcatTCTGAACACATGGGCGCAATCCTTTCCCGATGGGCATGTGGACATGACGATCACCATTCAACAGGATGCAAACATCCTGTGGGGCCTATGCATTGAAGGTACATAGCATGAATAAGATTAATGTTAGGATCTGGAATGAAGTAATTGTGTTTCTCCATcccaaaaaaaagccaatgtACAACTCGTGTAtaatcaaaataacaaatttatttAGTACACTACTACCCAACACTGCTGTAATGAATTATGTGGCAATAAACATTGAATGtaatatgaatgaatacaaGATAAGTCAATCACATTTACTACTTTGTTGATTAAATGGTCTAAAACTAGTCCTGaattgtttctttaaatgttttgacgTTCAGGTGGATAACCATGCATGGGTGAAATGGCAGGACAAATTACAAATTATATAATTGCAAAGAACAAGTGGCATGCCCTTTTTTGTCAAAGTTGAAAGTATCAGCTAAGAGTATACTCAAAGTTCGGAATATTTGATATGTCTGCAGAGGAGAAGGATGAAGAATATAACTAGTTTAGAgtgttctggcatgacatgtTGTACTGCATTGGGTAactttaattacttttaattacaCAAAGACTGATGCTACAGTTAATTTTTGGGCCATTGGGTGCTTCAATACGTTCAAACACTTCTTATAAGATTACTGTTTTCATTATCATAATGATCTATTCTTACACCTCTACTCACAGTTTGCCAGAGTGCATCTTGGGTGGATTCCCTGAGATTTGACAATTCCCATCTGGTATTATGTACGTATACGCTACaacacatgaacaaataaatgtaggtaatcgtgtggtgtgtgtggtgtgtgtgtgtgtgtgtggtgtgtgtgtgtgtgtgtgtttgtgtgttgtgttgtgtgtgtgtgggtgtgtgtgtgtgtgggtatgtggcAGGCCGGACTCAAACAGGACGCCAATcgcagaggtgtcaatgagCTGATTTAGTGATACAAAAACCCTCACAGAGTGAGCTATGAAACGGCCTAAACctagggaaaacaaaaacactccaacGAGGAAACTCTTGAACTGCTCTATCAAagattatcaaaatcaaaagtccactcacaaggaggaaaaacaacaggcttAAAACAATTAACTGAAGGCGCTcaaagaggctgaaaaacacaacgctatgcactatgaaacaaaaggactagactaagaatttaaaaaaaatcactcatacgaggagaaaaaaacaaaagaaaactcgAGCTATAACGCTATGGCTGTGGACAAGGAACAAAGCTTGGGTGACCGCTAcaaagacgaaacactttggcacaagacaaagggagacgcagacaataaTACCAAAggatggggaacaggtggaaacaatcagggcggggaagacaatcagaccgtgaacatgaggaagggcaagtgacctgaacgagaggacaggtaaatatcaaaataaaacaggaaatgacaagacataacaaaaaccaacttgacctcaccgcagtgtgacagtatgtatgtatgtatgatatatataaaaaaatatatatatatataaaagtattttCTGCTAGAAACTTGTGATTTAACTAATTCTTACATTCTCTCTAATTGGTATTTCTATGGTCACAAGGTAGGACATTCTTTAACCAAGACATCAACAAGGTTGGTCTTTTGAAATGTTGAcagtgatttaaaacattttcaggcaGAAAATGTGGTGATCTTTCACATTAGAATCAATCAGAATAGTGTTTTAATGCTTACTTTAACAGTCACAAACGAAGTTACTTGTAAGTTGTGGAGTTGTTGGAAGTAAAGGCCAGTGGTGAGATGTAATGTGAGGTGGTAATCTGTCACATATGATGCTTCAGGTAAAGAACAGTCTTTTTAAGGCAGAATACATTGAAGGAAGGAGCTGCATCAATTTTTGGCAGGTGAAATGCCATTTTGTGTTGTAAGATCCTTTAAAAGAAATTCCAAGTTGTCCTGTCAGATTTTATATTATGAGCTTATGAATGAGAGCCAAGCCATAGTTAGGCAGAACCCTTTCATTAACTGTATTTGGccttcaaatcaattttttggCAGGTGAAAAAAGCCAAGCGGCGGCAAAAGAGGAGTGGACGGAAAAGGAGTGCTTAAGTACGGGGAAACGGAAATTGAATGAGTAACGAACCTAGTTTATAAAAAACTCCATATAAAAAAGTTAtgttcatttttcaaataaaaaataagtaagGGAACATGAACACATAATTTTGGGTAATGTGCAACCGAtgtccattgttttttttcagtgtatgaGTAAACTATATTCTAAAACCAATAGGCCAATAAGTCCATGACTGACAGTGTAGAAAATTACCTTTCGCGCGCCCGGCCCCACACAAACGTCATTTGTCCAATCACCATCCTAGCAACCATTACTATGTAAGCAAGGTCCATCAGCTACAGACTCCTGTGCGCATTGCTGTATGTGTTGTAAAGGGACAGTAGATACCCCAAGAGCTTGACCGGAGGAGTTGTGTGTCTTTTCATTCCCaagccaaaaacacaactggaGCAGTGCTCTGGATAAAGAACAGTCTTTTAAGCCAGAATACATTGAAGGAAGGAGCTGCATCCATCATTTAGGGCAGGTAGAAGAGAATAAAGTACACAAAGtgtagtatgtgtgtttggtagTTTATAAGTTAAACGAGTATGTATCTATGCACAGCTTTTCTGGTAATCTCAGTTGAAAGTTGATTAAAAAGCACATCATACGGAGATGAGAACGGTTCCAAGAAATGAAGGCTAGAAACAACTTCATTAACGGTAGTGTCCTAGACTATGCCTGCGACAATCGCTTATATTGGACAGATGAAACGATTGAAAACTGCAACAACATACTCCAAACATGGAAGCAATACTATGAAAGCCTgtcaattaaacaaaatatgagTCACTGGATCATTTTTAATCAGTCCTCACTATTTTATAAACAGCACCAATGCCTAAATCATATGCGTACAGTCTACTGCAAAGACAGGGATACACAAGTCATCACACATACCAAGCACAGAGACAGTCCTTCACGTAATTAACAGGTAACGTGATAACATAAACTTTCGAAGCTATAAGTTAGGGCTGACATTATAACACAGTGTATATATTATGACCGGAATTAATCCAGAGATCCATCCACGTTTTTTTTGCACGACACCGGACAACCAAGGTACTTACATGCCCAATGACTGCCGGATCGACGAAGGTGTCTAGGGAAAGGGGCGCCGGACAACCAAGTAGAATGCCAACATGCCGGTCGAGCAGTGTTAATTCAATCAGTGGTCAGATGGAACAGAAACAACTTCCTGCGTTTGTTTGCTAAATGATGATCTACTGAAAGGATGCACTGAGACGAACTAGCACCATGGAATTTTAGAAACCATGGAAACATGGaatgttgtcattttgtcatgttaaatataatacatgCAATATGTAATATGTCCCTCTTTATCAATGCATTCGTTTTTTATgtctgtaataaaatgtattttttatgttaatgtgtgtttgaaaatcATACGATGAGAAgtaaaatatcttaaataaaatgttttatataaaaaataatataataataataatgatgtgcTCTATTGGTCATTTATCTTCAACTCAAAAAAGCACTGTTAGTAATGACCAATATCCCATAAAAACGACTGTAATGACACAGTGTATGATGGGTATTTAGGACTCTAACAAACATAAGATAagaaagataagataagatacgATAAGATAACATGAGATGAGATAAGATAAGGTAGATGAGACGTTAAATGATCCACACACAAGGGGAATCCTATCACAGTAGCTCAGTATACAGAAGAGTTGATATTGACAAgtaagaaataaatagaaaaaggtCATTAAGCCATGCTGAAGAAAGtgatgaagtcatgctggtgttaaagagtctgactgctgttggaaTGAAAGACCTGTGATAGATCTCCATCTTACTGGTAGCAGTAGAAGTTTGTTGCGGAAGGAGCTGTGTAAGCCCCCCCCCACTTAACTCTCATGCAGGACGAAGAGAGTTGTGCTCAACAAGGATGTCATACATACACGACAGACTTTTATATGTACAATTTTTCAGGTGAGACAATCCAACAAGCATTGACCAAtccaattttttttacaaacattttcacttACTGGTGTTTTACATAAAAAGGGTAGCACTCTATTCTGCAAGGGCACCACTATTAAACTTAAAACTGGTGTAAAAGAAGTACAGGTTAAAAGGTCAAAAGGCAACCATCATTGCTTGTTAAAGCCAGTTGCCCACCCGTCCTTTAGTATAGGAACTGTgctgtcccccgtccacctacattatttaaagataaaacaaacagaaaaggagttcatcataaaaactaatacaattaaatcaacatctccaacagtccaaaataagagaattaaatgtggactatgaaatcaggtctttgtcatctaaagctgtcttagtcaatgaattaatatctgactatgatattatgtgtttttgccaaagagaaaaaaaggaaagggggggagaaaggagggggggggaaaaagaaaggagaaaaagaaaaagaggaaagaaaaagggaggggaagaaaggaagaaagggaagagaaagggagagcagagaggggaaaaagggggagaaaggagaaggagggaaggggaaagaaaaaagagaaaagaaaaaggggggggggggggggggggggggggggaaagaaaagggaaaaaaaagaaaagagagaggggaggggggggggaaaggaaaaagaaaggggaggaaaggggggggagggggggagaaacaaggagaaaaagggaaaaagggggaaaagggaggaaaaaaaggggggaggggagggagagaaaaaaaggaggaaaggggaaaggggcagggggggaggggggaggagaggggaaaaaagaaagggaaaaaaaaggagggggaagaggggggaggggaaaaaaagaagagggggaggggggggggggggaaagggagaagagggaggggaaaagggaaaagggtggaagaggaaagaaaaaagagagagaagggggggggggggggcggggggtgggggtgggggagggggcgggggggggagaagaagggggggcggagaggagaagggagggggtgGTAAGGGTAAGGGAAGGAGgttaaaaggaaacaaaagaagggaggaaagggaaggaaggaaaaaatgaggGAAAAGAAGAGTGCAAGGAAAGAGTGTGGGTTAGACAAAATAAAGACGAGTTGGTACGGAAAGGAGGGataggaggagagaggaagagagcaaaaagagaagaagaagaaaatggggAGAAAGGGGAAAAGCAGGGTGGGAGATAAGAGAAATAGACAATAGCACGTGTGGTGTAAAAACTAGTATACAGAGTGGTGAGGCAGGTGGCGCAAGGTGATATAACAGGTGGGAACatcaaagagagaaagtgtgaagGAAGTAAATGAAGTTCcgaaaaaagtaaaagagacaAATAGAACATAGACGGTCgagagatgaaagagaataAGGAACGAAAGAGAGAAAATTTTGGCAGCCGAAGACCACGGGTGTAGATAAGTAATAACCAATCAGCGGTCCTGGGGCGAAAAAATGCCAAAGAAGACGGATGTGAAGAGCATATCACCGACAGTGAAACTGGATCCCTACGAGACATGGAATGGTTGtagaaatgatttattaaactAGTGACGGGATTAGGTTCGGAATTGGATTAGGAGTATGGGGTAAAAAGGTAGCCATCACGTCACACCTAACAACAACTGTCAAAACTCAGAGGATATCTCATGTTTTCTTGGTGCTTACAACATGGACCCTTTTACATCAGAAGAAGTTTGGAGTGTGAGAGAATATGGGGTGAGGACCTAAAAAAGGGTGACATTGAGAAGGGCATCCGTGGGAGACGGGAAGAGCTTAGAATAGGGCGACTTAATAGAGATTGAACGGACATCATTTTAGGGTAAGTGACTGTTTTTAAAGAGTTGAGTTGACAAATATGCTGGGATGTTTTTTTACAAGAAAGCATCAATGTGCGTGGTCTGCCGCTGTATCCGACAACAATCACAAATATGAATGAGCCTAGAACAGATGAGCGTATGTGTAAATTGATGATTGTTTGAGTCTGCTTCCAGGTATGTTGCGTGACTGTAATCATGTAACATACATATGACTATTCAAATGGTGTTACAGTTTATCCTGTTTAAAAAGGGGTGGATGGGTtgagaacaaaaagaaaagactacCATGTTACTTTAGGGTAGAACACATTGCCAATGTGTTTAATTTTGGGAGGTAAGTAGTGATTTTTAGAGAGAATCACAGATGTaaggacacaaacaaaacttaacAAGATCGATAGAGGAAAGTCTAGCCAGTGAACTGACTGAACAGGGTGACTGTAGACGTATAAACGGTCAATGTTGCACACACTGGGAATGAAATAAGAGGATAACGGACAATACGACCCGGATGGacataaacactgaaataataataagcatattCAGTTTCAGACGTTAGTGGCACGCAGTGATATAGCTTACCGGATATTATAAGAGTAGCTTGAGGCAAGTTCGCATGAATAACTAAACGCCTtgcccacccacacacaaacgACAAATACTGGGGTGTGGAATCGCAATAAATAAGTTGCGCATCAGACATAGGCGACTTTGTGCTATGGTACTTACCTAGGATAGGAAGTCCATGCTCATGACAGAGAATGACGTTTAAAATGATGATAGGAAGGTGATGCGTTTAGTCAGACAGTGTTTAGAATGTAAAACGTGTATCGCAACCCACATACATCAGCAATACAAACGACACAAGTCAGACTAAATGATCAAAAAAAGTTGTGTCTTGTTTAATTGAGTGTACTTAAGATGGTGAGGCGAGGGATACACAGACATCAAGCTGTATAAGGCTGATCTGAATTGTGGAGAGATGATAAATAGGAGTATAAAATTGAGCAGCCTGACTGGGGGATTGAGAACGAGATTGTGGGGTCATAACAAGAATCAAGAAAAAACACGGACGTGGAATGTGTGACACAGGTGTTATAATGGGGTGTTGCcccatttgtgtttttccaagGTGTGCCACTCAGTATCAAATGCTTGTATTGTTGATGGTTTATACAACCAAATGAATCGTGTGTTCTATATAACATGGTAGGGCTAGCATGAATCAAATCGACAGACTTAGGCTAGATCAGAGGTGCTAGGGTACAAAACACCTTGTTTCTATAGACATTTGTAAGTGATAGGAAAAAGCGGATCGAAGTCGACGTGTGCCTCACTGTGAATGTGAGGGTTTTGCCAACTAGCCGTTTTGGGAATAGTATGTTTAGTAGGCGA is drawn from Larimichthys crocea isolate SSNF unplaced genomic scaffold, L_crocea_2.0 scaffold434, whole genome shotgun sequence and contains these coding sequences:
- the LOC104929551 gene encoding patatin-like phospholipase domain-containing protein 2 → MLDLKKEWSISFAGCGFMGIYYVGATSCILERFPRLIHDASKIYGASAGALMATVLAVGIPLEKCCADLMFMATEGRKHKMGTLHPFYNLLQIVKDSMVRSLPEDAHIRASGKLSVSLTRVPDGKNVLVSEFDSREELIQALLCSCFVPFYCGVVPPTYRGVHYVDGAVSDNLPRCHLRNTITFSAYAGESDLCPRGSTLNFHEVRFNNVSIQVTSENMYRVKRTFFPPEPEAMAEICHNGYMDALHFLQDNNLISGACPMRSLETDSPKPACCELVKKSAEGEASNESIEHNGLEPPQEEHWWLDTQLIEHLPVNIKKALCEACRETHAAGGLLSHMTYLPKKVTSYLQIPSILPMGSASSLAQRLANCIPDVPRDMSRLYGMAVDIYKQAWKGEVEDYDR